One Pogona vitticeps strain Pit_001003342236 chromosome ZW-PAR, PviZW2.1, whole genome shotgun sequence genomic window, TTGGACATTCCAGCCCATTGCTAGACAGATTTTCTGAGCCCTGTTGAGATCCTTCCCATTGAGGGTTGCTTCCTAAACTCTTTAATTTTGAGGTGCGTATATGTTGTATTTCTACAAAAGAGTGAATTTCCATTAGATGACTGACACTGCCTCTTTGTCTGTGGATTGTGCTCTTTTGACTAAAATAGGACCAGCCGTTGTGGAACtaaagttgttgtttgcatgtaTCTATAATGTTTTGCTGCTGCATAAGCAGGGTGAAAGCTAGATGATATTGTCTTAGAGTcagagaatcctagaatcatggagtcggaaggggcctctaaagccatccagtccaccccctggctcaaggcaggaattcagaTCCAAGCAGATCGGGCAGAGGGtggtccaactttctcttgaaggcctccagccttGGAATCGCTcgccacctccccctgaggtcatgggtcccattgtttTACTGCTctgttaggaggtttttcctgatattcagcctaaatctggcttccgtTCCTGAAACTGAGAAACAACCACAAATGTTTGTCTTTAGTCAAGGGCTtcttcaggaaaataaaaatcatgAACAGTAAGTCCAGTGGTTTGCCCATAGTTTATTTATATGTGGATGCACATGGTTTCATTGTCTTCCTCCAGTCCGTTTTCCACAAGATGGTGGTTCTGGCTACTCCTCACAGGATTTTGCTGCTCCTGTGCAGTCGGGTAAGTTACATTGATTGCTTGACTATCTTAATTGTGTCTGGCACAGCTACCAGGAGGCATTaagaaactttctttctttccagggtgAAATATACAGGCCTCTTCACATACAGCCTGCTTTTGGTCATCGCAGGAGTCCATTCCTGGCAGCTGATTGGGGATCAGACCTTGTCCAATGTGAGTAGCCAACCTTCTGGTCGTATGCATGTCATGCTGTCAGGTTTAGGAGGCGTTTTTCAGGCTGATGAAATGCCTTCCAGAGCATTGCAGGTCTGTTCCACCAGcacaatggggtgtgtgtgtgggagaattTATTGAATCCTAAAAGGGTTTCTGGTCCTGTGATAGAGAAGCCATTCtgtttcagcattaaaaaaaagtagcacCTTAAAACTGATGTAGTTTGTTGTGGGCTTTTTATCTGCCAGAGCCTGCTTTGTCAGGTATGCAAGGTGGTTGCTTCaaccggggtgggtggggtgggcatATGCAGCCGGTACAGGAAACCATGTTGCGCTTTTAATGACATCCATTCTGGCCCAGGTAGACGTAACTGAAAACCTTGGTTGAACTGTGGTAGTCAGAATTTTGTTGTCTGTGTATGTCAGGAGTAAGTGACATGGCATAAATTTCTTGGGGTCAAACTAGAAGTTTAGGAAAAAGCATATTTCCTGTGATTAATACCTTTTCCCCTCTGATAATGGGGATTGAATCAGCAGTGTTACTTCCAAACCCGTTTCTATCTTCTGgtaaccagtcacaaaacaaaacatactaaaTGAAGATGTATAGATGGGGAAGAATGtatgctgtgacaaacagatatATTTCATCACTTTAGGGAGCATGTCTTCTAAATACATGCTAAACATCTTGTCTAATTTGACCCTTAGGATTACATAAAGTCACTAAGGGGGCCCTGTACATCATGGGCTTCTCTACAAGTTGGCCATTTCTAGGCCTTGGGTTATGAGTCGTGAGTAATAttcttccatctctttttcttcttcttcttaggttTCTCTGCTGTGCCATTTGCTAGCCAGAATGCTAGCCCTTGTGGTCATCCCAGTAGCCATCTACCTCTCTTTCTTCTACATCCATTTGGCTTTGCTCTATCGCTCTGGGCCGCACGACCAGATCATGAGCAGCGCTTTCCAAGCAAGCTTAGAGGTGAGGAAAGGAGGGCGGCGAGCGTTATTTGACAAGTGGAAACTTATTATCAAAGTGGCTTGTTTATTGCAATCACTTAATATATTTCTAAAAGCTAGTGCTGCCACCTATTTGGTTTAGTGTATAATCTCACTTGTATTAAGCAAATGAGAAAGGAAGCAAGGTGGCTTAGACATACGGTTACCCCCTTGGCCATCTTTGAAGCTGTTTTGAGTCTCCTCCACAATTGGGGGCGGGGGCTGAGCCTAAAAcagcccttcccttctctcccccacctgTGGATTTAAAGTTTGGTGGTTCTTTCTAGGGCGGTCTGGCTCGGATCACTCAAGGCCAGCCCCTGGAGGTGGCCTACGGCTCCCAGATCACCCTGCGGAACGTCTTAGGCAAGCCCGTGCCCTGCTGGTTGCATTCGCACAAGAACACGTATCCCATCAGGTGAGGGGAGGGCAGATCGGTGGCGGGCGAGGGTGGCCTGTCAtgggcagaaaacaaaaaagagattCAGGAGGGCCTGCTTCACGAAACCCAGCAAGGGTGCCTCATGGCCATTGGGTGGACCAAACACTCTTTGTCTGTGTTAGTGGCTGGTGCCGTGACAGAGCCAGGCCTCCCCCGGGGAGTGTTGCCCGATGCTGGACTGCCCTTGTAAAAGTGTGTCTTTTAACTGGTGTTACTCTCCCTCCGTCTTCCCTCTTGGCAGGTACTTAAATGGCCGTGGAAGCTCCCATCAGCAGCAGGTGACCTGCTATCCTTTCAAGGACGTGAATAACTGGTGGATTGTGAAGGACCCGGGGACGTGAGTACAGAAGCTTTCCAAACACGTGTTCACTCAGCACATGGGGGTGAATTGAGCCGCGAGATTTTGGCCCGTGTCAGCAACCTCAGGCTGTTCATCTAGCCAAGCAGGTCAGCTTTTATCTACGGCAGCTTCTTCGaggcctgtttttttaaaaaaataaaggatggTGGACACAAAAACTTTCTTATTTTTGTCTATTTTCATCCCACTTTCTAGATAATAACTGTCCTTCAAAGTAACTCGCATTAATCAAAAGGAAGAGACAGACTCTCATATCAGATTCCAGGTGTCGCTGGAGTGCAGGGATCTGCGGTGAAGTTGCACCTCAGATTGTTGGCCCAGGTTCCACTggcaaaatgtgtgggtttagagCCTGTTTCCCATTGAAtttatatttgtttgcttgcttataaTATCTGTGCACAGCATATTAAAATATCTATGGCAAGGTCTCAGAATGGGTTTCCCTCTTGGCTAAAAAGCCAACAGGAAATTACACTTTGACTGCAGAAACAGACTTGCTCAAGGTGATCGCCGTGATTAGCCTGTTAAAAGCCAGCCGTAAAACTTGACCAGTGGAAACAATATTAAGAGACGTGCGTCAGCAAAAACAGAAAACTTTTTCAGAGGGGAAAATCTTTTTGACAAACCCATCATTCCTAGAGCTTCAGCCAGTTGCAgctggattgttttttttttgtgtggcgctgattgattttttttttaaatggatgaatTCTGAATGTGCCGATACTCCTGGACGGCCACAAACATGGGGTGGTGGCGGTGGTTGTAAATCAGTTTTCAGCACTGTCCCTTCTTCTAGCTTGCTTTTATAGCCGCGAGGCTTTAGGAATTTTTCCTCCCAGGCCTGTCCTGAGAGATTTCTCCCCTGACTCTTCTCTGCTCTTGCTTTGCCCTTTTTCTGCTTCACCGCTTGGCTCTCTTTTGTGGCCAGGTCTGGGTTTCCTGGCATTCAAGTCTCCCTCTGTGCATTTTCTCCCTCAGGCAGCAGCTGGTGGTCAGCAACCCCCCACGCCCCGTGCGGCACGGCAGCATCGTCCAGTTGGTCCACGGGATCACGACGCGCTACCTTAACACGTGAGCCCTCTGCTTGCTCTCCTCCTGGAATGATTTTACAGCCCAGTTAAGGATCTACGGATCAGATCTCCCGCGTCAGTAATATCTGACTCAGACCAATTGCAGCTGTTGGAAACATGCTCCCGCATGGTCTTTCTTTCCAAAGTGACTCAgcgcatttatttcattttattcataatatttttatcccgcccgaCTACTGGCAAGGGACTAAAAAAACCTCAAACAAACCCAATCTCAGTAAACAAACTCGGCTGCAAGCCATCTTACCCAGCGTGCTGAGCGGGTGGTGGAGGGGCGTGCTTGACTTTCGacctccatttcctcccccccccccggtttctgtCTTCCCAGGCACGACGTGGCAGCGCCCCTGAGCCCCCACTCTCAGGAGGTTTCCTGTTACATTGATTACAACATCTCCATGCCAGCTCAGAACCTCTGGAGAGTAGTGAGTGGAAAACGGCTTCTGATGGGGTCTTGAAAGGGCAGAATATTGCTAGCAAATGACTGCAGGATAGttgcatttccaaaaaaaaaaaaaggcttccttGTATTTATAGAGAAATACATACATTTGCCTGGTGGGAACAAGGGTATAATAGCCCCCCTCCCACCTCCATTGGAGATAAATTTCAGGCTCCTCCACCGTGGATACTGGAAAACGCAGGTAATAGCAAACGCTATACATACTGGTAgtatggtctctgcctccctctagtggccagttctggtagtgGCATCATGGAAATATATTACTGCTGCTATATGTAGTAGCATGATCTCTAGCTCCCTCCAGTAGCCAGTTCTAATAACCTCgttgttagaaatatatacagtatttatgggaggtttgttttagtatttttaatatttttagactgtggataagtgaataagTGCATCCTGATCTTGTGGATCAGAAGTTCCTACTACAGTATATAGTGCTCTTAACTAGTTATATCCAGGATCAGTCAGAAGGTGTTTCAGGTGCTGCTGGAATATTGTGGATCACGTAGAGTGCATCAACATCGCATTAAGGCGTCCCTTCTCAGAGAGGAGCGTATTGTCCAGCCGAAAGGAGATCGCTATCCTTCTCCGACCCAGTAGCCAGGGGTGGGGGCGCAGGATAACCCTTGAGAAAGGTAAAGACAGCCACAGACGCCTCCGTAACAGGAAGAAAAAGCTCCAAGCGGCCATTTCCTGTTGTAGGAAATTGTGAACCGGGAAACAGACGGCGATGTGTGGAAGACCATCCTCTCCGAAGTGAGGTTTGTCCACGTGAACACCTCAGCTGTGCTTAAGGTATGTTTCCTGTAATTGATcgtgcagaaaagaaagaaagaaagaaagaaagaaagaagactgacataccatgtatgtgtgtgtgtgtgtgtgtgtgtgtgtgtgtgaatgctgaAAGCCGACCGCCGTCTCCTCTTGTCGTCCCCCAGCTCAGTGGCCTCTCTTTGCCCGAGTGGGGCTACCGACAGCTGGAGGTTGTGGGAGAAAAAATTTCCAAAGGCTACCATCAGAGCATGCTGTGGAACGTAGAGGAGCACAGATACGGGAAAAGTAAGTTTCAAACCATGGCTGTCACCCTTAATCCAACCTacctcctcccccaaaaaagaaatgaagaccccccccctttcacaGGCAGGATTGAACCGAGATGCCAGCTGGCTTGTATCAGCGTCAGCTCGCCAGCCTGAAAGTGAGAAGATTTGGGAGGGTTGCAGTCTTCGAAgtctggaaccccccccccccccgtttctctcTGTGCTCGTTTATGGGGAGACGGTCCCTCCCTTCCCGTCCGCCTGAGCGTCTCAATCCTTCGCAGGCCAAGAGCAGAAGGAGAGGGAGGTGGAGCTGCACTCCCCCACGCAGATCAGCATCAGCCAGAACCTCAGCTTCCTGGCCAGGTTCACAGAGCTCCAGGTGAAAGAACGGGCTGGGGAGGGGTTTGTGTGTTGAGGGGGAGGCGGGATGGTGCCGCCGAAGCCCCTTGGGGAATTAAAGTGTTCTGCTCCCTGAGAGAGCGCAGGGTTCGAGTCCCCCCCTCAGCCAGTGAAATTCAGTGGGTGACCCTCTCAGCCTGGCCCGCCTCGCAGGGCCATCAGGAGAAGGCGGAGGGGAGCCCCGCTCTGACCCACGCTTGCCACTCTTCTGTTCCAGTGGAAGATCCTCACTCTGAAAAACGAAGACACCGAACACAAGTACAGCTCTTCCCCCTTAGACTGGATCACCCTGGATACGAACATCGCCTATTGGTTCCACGCCAGCTCAGGGGTAGCGTCTCCCTTTGCACTGTGTCCGTCTCCCTCCCAGGGTCAGTTAAGAGAAAAAAAGCCCCCTGCCCTCCTTCCAGACGGTGCCCTCCAGATCTTTGGCGTTTTGCATTTTCCAACATGCGAAAGCAAATCGGAGTGGGGGGTCTGGGACTACAACATCTTCCATTGACACCAAACGGTTACCTGCAGACCAAAGTCCGCCCAAGAAGGACCTGAGCGAGTCCTTGGCCAGCGTAAGGGAACAGAAGCTTTTTCCGGTCCTTTTCCAAAGGCCTGGTTTTGCCACGACCCGCATTCCATAAAAGAAGGGTCTCTCTCGAAAGCAGAGAAGACGGGCCACTCCCATCAACCTTTTGGACGTTGGAAAGCCAGATCATGCCTAAAGGGTTAAAGGGGGACCTTGAACCCAGGCCCTGGCTAGGAGGTTTTTGTTTAGGATCAGAGGCAGGAATGGAAATTAAAtcaagcagcaaaaataatcctgTTTCCCCTttaagaacggggggggggctgtctttcCACACCTGCCACCATTCAGGAGCAGAGAAGgttttccccctttgtttttttctgggaacAGCACTGCTGAATATTTGCAATGCCAGAAGTAAGTAAAACCAGCATTTTTTTCCATAGAGAAATGTGCATTTAAAGCCAGAAAACAGTCTGTTTTCACTTACCAGGGGAGTGTTTTTTTAAGCTGTTTTTTATCTTGAATGGGAGGCCATTGTAGGTTTGTGAATTGATGGCTCAGAATAAGGGGGTGAATTCTTTTAAAAGGAATGATGGCAGGCAGAAACGTGAATATGTCGCCTTGGTACTAATTTGAGGAGCTGCTAGCATATGTTTGCAATTTTTGAGGTGTAAGTAAACGGCTTATTGTAAATCTTTCACACAAGATACCTGTATGTATATGAAGTATctgaattaatattttttttcttgtgggtttttttgtttgtttgttttaaatcctcCTTGGGGGAAAAATGGAATTCTGAAAGACATATTGGGGATGATAAATCTGGCATTTTGAGAACAATCTGAATAGCAGTTCTTGATCAGGATTAACTGCTTGGACTGGTAGGAGTAACAATGTTTAGAAATTATTACAGGTGTGGAAAGATGAGACTTAGTTCCTTAAAGGGGAAACTGCTGTTATTTTTTGCTGCCTATTTTAATTTCCATTCAGATCCCAGATCCTAAATAAAACCTTGCAGCAAACTTTAGAAAAATTATAACTTGGGACGTAAACTAGTCTGACTGTAGTAACAATAGCAAATTAAAACTAAGAACAGAATCaaagcaataaattaaaatagagaGTCAATGAGTCCATAAAACCCACAGAGCCAGAGCAcgtaaaacaaagcaaaggtaTAAAGAACTATAAAGCTAAACAGGATTTAAATAACAGCCGCATTCAAAAGGTCTGGGCAAACAGAAAGCTATTTTCCTGAGGTTTACTCCTCTTGTGGAGTGAAGGGACCGAGGAGGGCTGCATGTTTGATGGCCAGCCTGCGTCAATGCAGTGAAAAAGTTAATCTGGCACACCTTAAAAGGGAAAAGATGGGCAAAAGCCCCTTGATCTGGTGGTCGGTCTTTcctctcgaaggcctccagcacGGGAGCgctcgccccccccctccccgaggttATGGGTTCTGTTGTCATAGTGCTATAGCAGTTAggacgttccccccccccgatattcagcctaaatctggctccctttGGCTTGAGCCCATGATGGCCACTCTGGGACGACCAAGAACaggtcctgctcctcctcctcctcctcctgggtcaagaaagggaagaggaagagatCCGTGCACGACCACCTTAAGCttactggaggaaaagcaggataccCGATAACAAAGAACATGTCTttgagcctctttttttttttaacaggccCAGATCCACCTTTTGGGGAACGTCGTCACATGGACTTCAGCTAACGTGGCAACGGCGGTGTACGTGGCCCTTTTCC contains:
- the POMT1 gene encoding protein O-mannosyl-transferase 1; this encodes MLGFLKHPVVFSVEINVNLVVLGVLGLISRLWALSYPRAVVFDEVYYGQFLSLYMKRIFFVDDSGPPFGHLLLAFGGYLGGFDGNFLWNRIGAEYSSNVPVWALRLLPALAGALCIPLAYQILVELHFSHIVALGAALLFLFENSLITQSRLMLMESLLIFFILLAILSYLMFYNSQKQSPFSTRWWFWLLLTGFCCSCAVGVKYTGLFTYSLLLVIAGVHSWQLIGDQTLSNVSLLCHLLARMLALVVIPVAIYLSFFYIHLALLYRSGPHDQIMSSAFQASLEGGLARITQGQPLEVAYGSQITLRNVLGKPVPCWLHSHKNTYPIRYLNGRGSSHQQQVTCYPFKDVNNWWIVKDPGTQQLVVSNPPRPVRHGSIVQLVHGITTRYLNTHDVAAPLSPHSQEVSCYIDYNISMPAQNLWRVEIVNRETDGDVWKTILSEVRFVHVNTSAVLKLSGLSLPEWGYRQLEVVGEKISKGYHQSMLWNVEEHRYGKSQEQKEREVELHSPTQISISQNLSFLARFTELQWKILTLKNEDTEHKYSSSPLDWITLDTNIAYWFHASSGAQIHLLGNVVTWTSANVATAVYVALFLWYLVRRRRHLHDIPPEAWQQWVLAGGLCVGGWAVNYLPFFLMEKTLFLYHYLPALSFQILLIPIILQHMSDYLCRSKLSKSMHSAFVVAWFSSVYLTYHTFRPLTYGEPPLSKGELQSLRWKDSWDILIKKR